The genomic DNA CGACTGAGAAGGGCTACAATGCAAGGCTTCTCCGGGCAGTTCTCGATGTTAACATGGAGCAGCCGCTGAAGCTTCTCTCAATACTGGACAGCAACGGCTATCTGAACGGAAGCACAAAGATTGGAATTCTTGGGCTTACCTTCAAGGCAGGAACAGATGACACAAGGGAAAGCCCTGCCCTTGAAGTGCTGAAGGGACTTATGCTACGCTCAGTTGAGCTTCACATCTATGACCCGCTTGGGATGGGACAGGTTAAAAAAATATTCCCCCAGCTCAACTATGAAAAAAGCGCCCAGGAAGTTGCAGACAAAAGCGATGTCATACTGATACTCACAGAATGGGCTGAATTCAAGAAGGTAAAATTCAACGGCAAGAAAGTCATAGACGGAAAAAACCTTTTCAGGGAAGGGGAAAGGCCAATAAACTATGAGGGGATATGCTGGTAAATTTAAAAAGGTGATAAAATGCAAGAAAGAACTATTGTAAGAAAGGCGGTAATTCCTGCAGCAGGGCTCGGGACAAGATTCCTCCCGGCAACAAAGGCAATGCCGAAAGAAATGATGCCAATTGTTGACAAGCCAGCAATACAATACATTGTTGAGGAGGCAGTCGCATCAGGAATAACTGACATAATAATAATAACAGGAAGGGGAAAGCGCGCAATAGAGGACCACTTTGACAGGAGCTTTGAGCTTGAGTCAGAGCTTGCAAGAAAGGGAAAGAACGACATTCTCAAGCAGCTTGATGAAATAGAAAACCTTGCAAAGATACATTACATCAGGCAGGGAAAGCCCCTGGGGCTCGGGCACGCAATACTTATGGCAAAAGAGCACATAGGAAATGAGCCTTTTGCAGTGTTTCTCGGAGACGACCTTGTGAAATCAGATGTGCCCTGCATGAAAAGCATGATTGAACTTTTCAGCAAATACCGCTCCCCGATAATCGCTGTTTCCCCTGTTGAAAAAAAGGAAATAAGCAAATACGGAGTGATAAAGGCAAGGCCTTTTGAAGACCTTTTCTTCAT from Candidatus Woesearchaeota archaeon includes the following:
- the galU gene encoding UTP--glucose-1-phosphate uridylyltransferase GalU → MQERTIVRKAVIPAAGLGTRFLPATKAMPKEMMPIVDKPAIQYIVEEAVASGITDIIIITGRGKRAIEDHFDRSFELESELARKGKNDILKQLDEIENLAKIHYIRQGKPLGLGHAILMAKEHIGNEPFAVFLGDDLVKSDVPCMKSMIELFSKYRSPIIAVSPVEKKEISKYGVIKARPFEDLFFIEDLVEKPSPEKAPSNLAILGRYILTPDIFEILEKTKPGINGEINLTDALRILNKKQRMFGYKIHGKWMTVGDRLSYLQTVITYALERQDIGKELREYLKKII